From Ficedula albicollis isolate OC2 chromosome 20, FicAlb1.5, whole genome shotgun sequence, one genomic window encodes:
- the TOMM34 gene encoding mitochondrial import receptor subunit TOM34, translating into PLPHGTLSGPGALPHGALCPRRSALELVPFGIKPLLRRAAAYEALERYSLAYVDYKTALQVDCSVQAAHDGVNRITKALMEKDGVNWRQKLPPIPTVPVSAQTRWSIPSAQAPGANTPPTTAPQGEQDETAAGMERARTLKEEGNEFVKKGNHKKAVEKYSESLKLSKECATYTNRALCYLALKQYKEAAQDCTEALKLDPKNVKALYRRAQAFKELKDYKSSIADIKSLLKTEPKNTAALRLLQELNRA; encoded by the exons cccctgcctcACGGCACTCTCAGCGGCCCCGGAGCGCTGCCTCACGGCGCTCTGTGCCCTCGCCGCAGCGCCCTCGAGCTGGTCCCGTTCGGCATCAAGCCCCTCCTGCGGCGGGCAGCAGCGTACGAGGCTCTGGAGCGGTACTCGCTGGCCTATGTGGACTACAAGACGGCGCTGCAGGTAGATTGCTCCGTGCAGGCGGCACACGATGGGGTCAACAG GATAACTAAAGCTCTGATGGAGAAGGATGGTGTGAACTGGCGTCAGAAGCTCCCGCCAATCCCCACAGTGCCTGTTTCTGCCCAGACGAGGTGGAGCATTCCTTCTGCCCAGGCCCCTGGGGCAAACACTCCTCCTACAACTGCACCACAGGGAGAGCAAG ATGAGACTGCTGCTGGCATGGAGAGAGCTAGAACACTtaaggaagaaggaaatgaatTTGTAAAGAAAGGAAACCATAAGAAAGCAGTTGAGAAGTACAGTGAGAGTTTAAAGCTCAGCAAGGAATGTGCAACTTACACCAACAG AGCTCTCTGTTACCTGGCCCTGAAGCAAtacaaggaagcagcacaggactGCACTGAAGCTCTGAAGTTAGATCCTAAGAATGTTAAGGCACTCTACAGGCGTGCTCAGGCATTTAAAGAACTGAAG GATTACAAATCAAGCATTGCCGACATCAAGAGCTTGTTGAAAACTGAACCAAAGAACACAGCTGCACTGAGATTACTACAAGAGCTGAACAGAGCCTAG
- the PABPC1L gene encoding polyadenylate-binding protein 1-like, with amino-acid sequence MNASGPGYPLASLYVGDLHPDVTEAMLYEKFSPAGPIMSIRVCRDVATRRSLGYAYINFQQPVDAERALDTMNFEVIKGRPIRIMWSQRDPGLRKSGVGNVFIKNLDDSIDNKALYDTFSTFGNILSCKVVCDENGSRGYGFVHFETHEAATRAIETMNGMLLNDRKVFVGHFKSRKEREAEVGARAIEFTNVYIKNFGDDMDDDRLREIFSKFGKTLSVKVMTDSTGRSKGFGFVNFEKHEEAQKAVADMNGKELNGRLLYVGRAQKRLERQSELKRKFEQMKQERVSRYQGVNLYVKNLDDGIDDERLRKEFSPYGTITSAKVMTEGGRSKGFGFVCFSSPEEATKAVTEMNGRIVSTKPLYVALAQRKEERKAILTNQYMQRLATMRALPGPLLGSFQTPPGYFLPPMPQPQSRAAFYGPSPVVPVRPATRWSAQPSRPPLYPEATPILRAAVPPRRLLSNISTTRQASTQVPRVPPQAQRVGEWGKDPHDLQLGQRRGGKGAYSNIGTQTVSTRVPSSALPRGAQQYKYSSSARNMQPVGHMPPVVAPQMGEPAVHVQGQEPLTASLLAAAPPQEQKQMIGERLYPLIHVMHPSLAGKITGMLLEIDNSELLLLLESPDSLRSKIEEAVTVLQAHQSTETPHKGSAGTFLQ; translated from the exons ATGAATGCCAGTGGCCCTGGCTATCCCTTAGCCTCTCTCTATGTGGGAGACCTGCACCCAGATGTGACTGAAGCCATGCTCTACGAGAAGTTCTCCCCTGCTGGGCCCATCATGTCCATCCGAGTGTGTCGGGACGTGGCCACGCGCCGGTCGCTGGGCTATGCCTACATCAACTTCCAGCAGCCTGTGGATG CTGAGCGAGCCCTGGACACCATGAACTTCGAGGTGATCAAAGGCCGACCCATCCGCATCATGTGGTCCCAACGGGACCCTGGGCTCAGGAAATCAGGTGTTGGAAACGTCTTCATCAAGAACCTGGATGACTCCATTGATAACAAAGCCCTGTATGACACATTCTCTACCTTTGGAAACATCCTGTCATGCAAG GTGGTTTGTGATGAAAACGGATCCCGTGGCTATGGCTTTGTCCACTTTGAGACACATGAGGCAGCAACTCGGGCTATTGAGACCATGAATGGAATGTTGCTCAATGACAGGAAGGT CTTTGTTGGACACTTCAAATCCCGCAAAGAGCGCGAGGCAGAGGTTGGGGCTCGGGCAATAGAATTCACCAATGTCTACATCAAAAACTTTGGGGATGACATGGATGACGACAGGCTGCGGGAAATATTCTCCAAGTTTG GGAAGACCTTGAGTGTCAAGGTCATGACCGACAGCACTGGCCGCTCAAAGGGCTTCGGATTCGTCAACTTTGAGAAGCACGAAGAAGCCCAGAAG GCGGTGGCTGACATGAACGGGAAGGAGCTCAACGGGCGCCTGCTGTACGTGGGCAGGGCCCAGAAGCGGCTGGAGCGCCAGAGCGAGCTCAAGAGGAAATTTGAGCAGATGAAGCAAGAGCGGGTGAGCAGGTACCAG GGGGTCAACCTGTATGTGAAGAACTTGGATGATGGGATAGACGACgagaggctgaggaaggagTTCTCTCCCTATGGCACCATCACCAGTGCCAAG GTGATGACAGAGGGTGGCCGCAGCAAAGGCTTTGGGTTCGtgtgtttttcctctccagaagAGGCCACCAAGGCCGTGACAGAAATGAATGGGCGGATTGTCAGCACAAAGCCTCTCTACGTGGCGCTGGCTCAGAGGAAAGAGGAGCGCAAAGCCATCCTCACCAACCAGTACATGCAGAGATTGGCCACCATGAGGGCCCTGCCTGGCCCTCTCCTGGGCTCTTTCCAGACTCCCCCTGGATACTTCCTACCCCCCATGCCTCAG ccccaaagcagagctgccttctACGGCCCCAGCCCCGTGGTCCCGGTGCGCCCTGCCACTCGCTGGAGCGCGCAGCCCTCCCGGCCCCCCT TGTACCCTGAAGCCACCCCCATCCTGAGGGCTGCCGTGCCGCCCCGGCGCCTGCTGTCCAACATCAGCACCACCAGACAAGCCTCCACACAGGTGCCCCGAGTGCCCCcccaggcccagagagtgggTGAGTGGGGGAAGGACCCCCACGACCTCCAGCTGGGACAGCGCCGTGGTGGCAAGGGTGCTTACT CCAACATCGGGACACAGACGGTCAGCACCCGGGTGCCCTCATCTGCCCTGCCACGGGGTGCCCAGCAGTACAAGTActcctcctctgccaggaaCATGCAGCCCGTGGGGCACATGCCGCCTGTGGTGGCCCCACAG ATGGGAGAACCTGCTGTGCATGTCCAAGGGCAGGAACCACTGACAGCATCCTTGCTTGCAGCAGCCCCTCCTCAGGAGCAGAAGCAAATGATTG GTGAGCGCCTCTACCCCCTGATACATGTGATGCATCCCTCACTGGCTGGCAAGATcacaggaatgctgctggagaTCGACAACtccgagctgctgctgctcctggagtcCCCAGACTCCCTGCGCTCCAAG ATCGAGGAGGCGGTCACTGTTCTCCAGGCACACCAGAGCACCGAGACACCGCATAAGGGCAGTGCTGGGACGTTCCTGCAGTGA
- the YWHAB gene encoding 14-3-3 protein beta/alpha, with product MDKSELVQKAKLAEQAERYDDMAAAMKAVTEQGHELSNEERNLLSVAYKNVVGARRSSWRVISSIEQKTERNEKKQQMGKEYREKIEAELQDICNDVLELLDKYLIVNATQPESKVFYLKMKGDYYRYLSEVASGDNKQTTVANSQQAYQEAFEISKKEMQPTHPIRLGLALNFSVFYYEILNSPEKACNLAKTAFDEAIAELDTLNEESYKDSTLIMQLLRDNLTLWTSENQGDEGDAGEGEN from the exons ATGGATAAAAGTGAGTTGGTACAGAAAGCCAAACTGGCCGAGCAGGCCGAGCGTTACGATGACATGGCTGCTGCTATGAAGGCTGTCACTGAGCAGGGACATGAGCTGTCCAATGAAGAAAGGAATCTCCTCTCCGTGGCCTACAAGAACGTGGTCGGTGCCCGTCGCTCGTCCTGGCGCGTGATTTCCAGCATcgaacagaaaacagagagaaacgAGAAGAAACAGCAGATGGGAAAGGAATATCGTGAGAAAATCGAGGCTGAATTGCAGGATATCTGCAATGATGTTCTG GAACTCCTGGATAAATACCTTATTGTCAATGCCACGCAGCCAGAAAGCAAGGTCTtctatttgaaaatgaaaggtgATTACTACAGATACCTCTCAGAGGTGGCATCTGGGGACAATAAGCAAA CAACGGTAGCAAACTCCCAGCAAGCTTATCAGGAGGCATTTGAAATTAGCAAGAAAGAGATGCAGCCAACACACCCCATTCGACTCGGTTTGGCTTTAAATTTCTCTGTCTTCTACTATGAGATCCTAAATTCTCCTGAAAAAGCCTGTAATCTGGCAAAGACG GCATTTGATGAAGCGATAGCAGAGCTGGACACGCTGAATGAAGAGTCTTACAAAGACAGCACCCTGATCATGCAGCTGCTTAGGGACAACCTCACT CTATGGACGTCGGAAAACCAGGGAGATGAAGGGgatgctggggagggagagaactAA